One segment of Hemibagrus wyckioides isolate EC202008001 linkage group LG05, SWU_Hwy_1.0, whole genome shotgun sequence DNA contains the following:
- the selenop gene encoding selenoprotein Pa, translating into MWRSLGLTLLAGLLVVCGGESETDGARCKPAAVWKVDDVQPLKDSLGRVTVVAFLQASULFCLSQAARLDELRQKLETAGLINITYMVVNSQDENSRRLHSLLEKRLSDNIALYKQNPEEPDVWSAANAEKDDFQIYDRCGRLTHHLSLPYTILSQPHVEEAIRNTYCTAVCGDCNLEQSEHLEACNRTKEEKTEEETPRAVEEDQHHHHYSHHGDHNHRGHHHGGHHHRGHHPGHHPHDGGERHSHSGSSHQHGHEDRIIVGQVQRGSVDLGQFERRQVDLGQAHVGQIDLGQVGIGHLDLGLVADDVGNQQVMQRPUATRUKFPFLCQQGVLSDPSSUCUHURRLIGQHLNERPLUHCAGPLAAPCLUQGLTVEQSNIRETUQURPAHLGDUQQAQPVUTUPAGISQ; encoded by the exons ATGTGGAGGTCTCTGGGCCTCACCCTACTGGCCGGCCTGTTGGTGGTCTGTgggggtgagagtgagacagatggagCCAGATGTAAACCTGCGGCCGTGTGGAAGGTCGACGATGTGCAGCCACTGAAGGACAGCCTGGGCCGAGTGACTGTGGTGGCCTTCCTCCAGGCCAGCTGATTGTTCTGCCTGTCGCAGGCAgccag ACTGGATGAACTGCGCCAGAAGCTAGAGACTGCAGGCTTGATAAACATCACGTACATGGTGGTGAACAGCCAGGACGAAAACTCACGCCGTCTTCACTCTCTGCTGGAGAAGAGACTCTCAGATAACATAGCTCTGTACAAGCAGAACCCTGAAGAACCTGACGTGTGGAGCGCAGCCAATGCTGAGAAGGACGACTTCCAGATCTATGACAG ATGTGGACGTCTCACACATCACCTGTCTCTGCCGTACACCATCTTGAGCCAGCCGCACGTGGAGGAGGCCATCAGAAACACCTACtgcactgctgtgtgtggagACTGCAACCTGGAG CAATCTGAACACCTGGAGGCATGTAACAGGACCAAGGAGGAGAAAACAGAGGAGGAAACACCACGTGCAGTAGAAGAagatcagcatcatcatcactataGCCACCATGGAGATCATAACCACAGAGGACATCACCATGGAGGTCATCACCACAGAGGTCATCACCCTGGCCACCATCCCCATGATGGTGGAGAGAGGCATAGTCACAGTGGCTCCAGTCACCAGCATGGCCACGAGGATCGAATCATTGTAGGACAGGTGCAGAGAGGCTCTGTAGATCTGGGCCAGTTTGAGAGGAGGCAGGTTGATTTGGGACAGGCCCATGTGGGGCAGATAGATCTGGGCCAGGTTGGAATTGGACATCTAGACCTGGGGCTTGTAGCTGATGATGTAGGGAACCAGCAGGTGATGCAGCGTCCCTGAGCTACCAGGTGAAAATTCCCATTCCTGTGTCAGCAGGGGGTGCTCTCTGACCCCTCCAGCTGATGCTGACACTGACGGCGTCTGATTGGCCAGCACCTTAATGAGCGGCCACTCTGACACTGTGCCGGGCCTCTGGCCGCTCCTTGTCTCTGACAGGGTCTCACAGTGGAACAGAGCAACATCAGGGAAACCTGACAGTGACGCCCCGCCCACCTGGGTGACTGACAGCAGGCTCAGCCAGTCTGAACCTGACCTGCAGGGATTAGCCAATGA